In Glycine max cultivar Williams 82 chromosome 15, Glycine_max_v4.0, whole genome shotgun sequence, the DNA window TAGCGTCGACAAGTACATCAAGGAATTTGAGCATCTTACTGCTTAGGTGCCACGGTTGCCTGGCAACCAATATTTTGGGTATTTTGTGTATGGGTTGAAGGATGGCATCAAGGGCCGAGTGTGAAGCATGCATATGCTTGGTGCATTGTCATGATCACAGATGATGAACCTGGCCAGAGCAATCGAAATGGAGTTACAGGAGAGAAAAGGAGGTTGGTCTGGTTTCTGCTCGATGGGGGTGGGAGGAAGCAATGAAGTGGGCCAAAACACCCAAACCGGCCCATCAAGTCCTCATATTGTGTATGGGTCGGGTCACACACACAGATCCATCTTTCATATAAGGAATTGTCTAAACGTAAGAGGAAGGGCTTGTGTTACAAATGTGGTAATCCATTCCATCCTAACCACCAATATTGAGATCGTCAATTGCATGTCATATTTCTTGACGAGGAGGAAGTGAGAAAGGTGAGACAAACATGGTGGTTGTTGAAGAACAAACCAACAAGGAGGAGGATGAGGCAGAGTGCAATTTGATGTTTCTCAGGAGCATTGTGGTGGAGGCTGGTCAGAAACCCCAAAAGATGAAAGTCTGAGCCACGACTAATGAAAATCCCATCCTTTTGTTGGTGGACAGCGGCGCcactcataattttatttcGAGGAAGCTTGTCCAAGATATGGGATGGCAAATTGAGGCTACTAAACCTATGAATATCAAACTTGGAGATGGATATTTGGCAAGAGCGCAGGGGATTTGCCCAGGAGTAGAGTTGGAGATAGGAGGATTGAAATTCACGGTTGATACGGTTCTATTTGACTTGGAAGGAGTTGATTTGATTCTCGGCATTGCGTGGTTGGCTCCCTTGGGCACAATAATGGTCGATTGGGGTGAGCAAGTGCTGCAATTCAAAGTTCAGGACCAATGGGTCACTATTCAGGGAGAGAATAACAAGCATGGAGCGCAAACTTCCCTACAAACTCTGTTGGGAAAACGCAATAGTTGGGTAGCTGGCTGCTTTGGTCTACTGAGTTGGTCATGCTGAAAGACAAAGGAAAGACTAATCTAGGCAAAACAACGTTTAGTGTCCAAGAATGTGAGTTGCAGGGAGTGCTGGAAGGGTTCAGAGAGGTATTCATAGAACCACATGGGCTGCCGCCTAAAAGAAGCAAGGAGCACGCTATAAATTTGGTAAAAAGTCAAGGTCCGGTGAATGTGAGACCTTATCATTACCCGTACCATCACAAGAATGAGATTGAGTAGCAGGTCAATGAATTGCTGCAATCTAGGGTAATTCGCCCATGTCAAAGTGCTTTCTCTAGTCCAGTCATTTTAGTCAGAAACGACGATTCATGGAGATTGTGTGTCGATTATCGGGCTCTTAACAAGGTGACAGTCCCCGATAAGTTCCCCATTCCAATGATTGAAGAATTATTGGATGAATTACACGGAGCTCAATTCTTCTCCAAATAGGATCTTAAATCCGGGTATCACCAAGTGCAGGTTAGGGAAGGAGACGTCCACAAAACAGCTTACCGTACCCATGAAGATCATTACGAATACATGGTAATGCCTTTTGGCTTAATGAATGCTCCTTCCACATTTCAATCCTTGATGAATGAAATTTTCAAATCTATGATGAGGAAGACAGTTCTGGTATTTTTTGGTGATATCCTTGTGTATAGTAGGAGCTGGACAGCCCACTTGAATCACTTGAAAGAAGTGTTGCAAGTGTTACAGCACCACCAGTTGATTGTGAATAGGAAGAAACGTGTGTTTGGTCAAAGGGAAGCATAATACTTGGGCCACATTATCTCAAAAAATGGAGTGGTCGTGGATCCTAACAAGGTGAAAAGTGTGCAAAAGTGGCTCACACCTAAGAATGTTAAGGGAGTAAGAGGCTTCCTCGGGTTGACTGGATATTATAGGAACTTCATCAAGGATTATGGCAAAAATGGCTAAGCCACTCACTGAGTTGACTAAGAAGGAAGGATTTAAATGGAGTGACAAGGCACAAGCAGTGTTCGAATGGCCCAAGGACAAGCTTACCACTACCAAACTTTCAACAAGAATTTGTTATTGAGAGTGATGCGTCTGGCCAAGGAATTGGTGCCATTCTCATTCAGAATGGTCAACCTATAGCTTATTTTAGTAAGGCATTAGGAGAAAGGAATTTGGTCAAATCTGCCTAAGAGAAGGAGTTGATGGCTGTGGCATTGGCGACCTTATTTGTTGGGGAGGAAATTCACAGTTCGAACAGACTAGAAGAGTCTAAGGCAATTGTTATTGCAACGAGTCACTACTATGGATCAACAGAACTGGGCTGCCAAGTTGTTGGGATATCGATTTGATATTGAATATAAACCAGGAAATGAGAATAGAGGGGCAGATGCATTATCCAGGATGTATGGGGAAGCTGAATTGCGAGCGTTGGTTCATTATCCAAAGTGGGATGGAGTTCAGGAGGCAATGGAGGAGGTCCATCGGAACAAGAAGTTGCTGTCTATCATTGCAGATTTGAAACAGGGCAAAGAGAGTAAACCGGGGTTAGTGCATAGGAGAGGTACGTTGTTTTATGAAGGGAGATTGGTGCTGTCTTCAACCTCGACATTAATACCCAAGATGCTAAAGAAGTTTCACAAGACCCATCAAGGAGGCCATTCCAGATTCTACAGAACTTATAGAAGGATGGCAGCCAATCTGTTCTGGTTTGGTATGAAGAGGATTGTCCGGCAGTTTGTGTTGGGCTGTGACACATGTCAGAGGCAAAAATACCTTGCTGCAGCACCAGGAGGTTTGCTACAACCATTAAATATACCTGAACAGATTTGGGAGGAGATATCCATGGATTTCATCACAGGACTCCCAAAGTCAAAAGGATATTAAGTTATTTTAGTGGTGGTGGACAGGCAGTCTAAATACAGTCACTTTATCCCTCTTAAACACCCATATTCAGCAAGGGTGTTGGCTGAGATTTTTGCACGAGAAGTGGTGAGGCTGCATGGTATCCCCGCATCTATACTGAGTGATACGGACCTTATTTTTGTCAGTTCTTTTTGGAAGGAGTTGTTCAAACTACAAGGGACAGCTCTGAAGATGAACACAGCATATCATCCTCAAATGGATGGGCAAACATAAGTGGTGATTAGAAACATTTTTTAGATGTTTTCTAGCTGACCAACCCAAAATTTGGGTCCTTTGGCTATCTTGGGCTGAATATTAGTATAATACCAATTTTCATGTGTCAACTGGAATGACCCCGTTTGAAGTTGTCTATGTTCGCAAACCACCGATGCTCCGTAGGTTTTTACCAGGGGAGGTTCACGTGGAAGCGGTTAGGAGGGAATTACAAGACAGAGATGAAGCAATTTCACAGTTGAAGTATCAGTTGCGATGAGCGCAGAATAGGATGAAGAACCAAGCTGACAGAAAGAGGGCTGACAGGCATTTTGAGGTTGGGGAATGGGTTTTCTTGAAGCTTAGACCTCATGGGCAGCTGACATTAGGAGCCAGAATTAATCATAAGTTAGCTCCCTGCTATTATGGGACTTACAAGGTGTTGGCACGAGTTGGAGCAGTTGCATACAGGCAGCAGTTGCCTGCAACAACCAAGATAAACCCGGTCTTTCATATTTTGATGTTGAAGAAAGCAGTGGGTGACAATAATGTGGAGGAGACACTTCCATCGGAGCTGGCCAGTGATGATACTGTTAGTGTGGAACCCGAAGCAATGCAGGCAAGGAGGGTGATCCAGAAAGGGGGCGAAATGGTTGGCCAAGTGCTCATTCATTGGAAGGTTCAAGGAATGGAAGAAGCGACTTGGGAAGAGGAATTTAACATCAGAAGTCAACTCCCTCAGCTGAGACTTGAGGACAAGTCTCCTCTTGAGGAAGTAGGTATTGATGGGAATGTGGGCCCAGATGTAGAGACTAGGCCCAAGATTTGGAGAGTGTATGAGAGGAGAAACTGGGGTGTGAAGAGAAGAGGTGAGGTGGCAAGGCGTAACTGAATTGCCATTGTGAGAGATGAGTATTGAGGTTATATAGGGAATGCATGGGAGAGAGAAAAGGGGACTTTTGGATCGTTGTGTATTCTGTTATGGCCAGAGGGAAGTAGCCTCTCTGGAAGGAGCCTAGCTCAGTCGCAGTTGGGATTATTCCCTCTGTATTTTCTGTTTCTGTTAGCAAATAACACAATCATTCCCATATTTGCATATACTTTTTCTTATCTGTTTTTCGATCCCTAACAGAATCCATCCAAACTATCTAGTCTAATAACATAGCCTTTCATCACATAACATGGTATAACCTCATAACACAAAAACATAAATCTGATACCTAATATTGCGCTTATAATCAGCATTGTCAACAGCTCCAGCCTTTCGCCCAGGCCCAATAGTCTTCAATTTAAACATCAAAGAATCATCATCATTAACAGCACCATCTTCATTTTCCACCAACACATTATGGCTCAGTGGCTGCAGGAGCGGTGGCAACTCATCGTGCTCAATTCCCTTACGGAAAAAGTCCACACAATACTTCTCTTGATCCTCCTCATCAGACAAATCTCCCTTCACCAACTTATCATACAACTCAGCCTTCCTCTCGAGCGCCACATAGCTCGCCGTTCCATCACTCACCGCCTTCAACTCAAGCTTGTCCCTGACACCAAAAATTGCTACAActttataataatgattaaacCAAAGGTAATAATTAATAGGGTAAAATACGTTTTCAGTCCCCAACTCCCGGTACTTTTACTAGTTTTAGTCCTCAAACTTCAACTTTGATCAATTTGGTCTCCTGAACTTTACTAACGGTTAAAACCGTGGGACAAAACCCACTGTTTTCTTCTAAGAGGGACCGAATTAATCAAAGTTAAAATACGGAGTCTAATACCAACTTTTACCGAAAATAATACAGgcactaaaaacatattttaactcaAGTAACAAGTAACCATAGAATGAACGAGACAAGATACTTGTGAGCGCGGGCATCGACGCCGCGGTTTTTGACGGAGAATTTGTCTTTGGGGGCGATTTTGTTCTTGGCGCGTTGGTACTCGGCATCGGGGCCTGCCAATTCGCGAGACTTTTTGGAATCTTCCTGAGACTTGTACAGTTCGGCCTTCAATTCGAGAATTGAGGATGCGCCAACGCCCGC includes these proteins:
- the LOC100790468 gene encoding uncharacterized protein At4g18257 gives rise to the protein MTGEETTGKKRVVTESLGWLTESSIMPKKHRAIAGVGASSILELKAELYKSQEDSKKSRELAGPDAEYQRAKNKIAPKDKFSVKNRGVDARAHKDKLELKAVSDGTASYVALERKAELYDKLVKGDLSDEEDQEKYCVDFFRKGIEHDELPPLLQPLSHNVLVENEDGAVNDDDSLMFKLKTIGPGRKAGAVDNADYKRNIREVHEEVNRAREKASEIKLRRQEQVAAHREKLRQAYLRKKLEQLKATSIVSGSENKQT